The nucleotide window GCCTCCTGGCCTCCATGTGTTTGAAGCTTAGAGACTTACTGAGCCAGAAGtggctttttgtgtgtttggcCACCCTCACCAATTTGTCCTCTCAAAACCATATAAACACTTGGTGGTCACAAAGTTCTGCAACAAAGTGATCTACAGATTAATTGCACATTCATCAAGGAGCAGTATGAGATCCTTTTTAGGGTTGTAGCTGGTATACTGAGGCTTAGTTtaatgcagaaacaaaaggctTAATTTAACAAGTAATGTGATGCATGCAGCAAAGCTCAGCAAAGATTGACTCCGGGTGGAAAGACATCTGTTTTATCCACAGGtgccagcacaggcagagggaGCTACTGGGCTGCGCAACCAGGCCACATTGTTTTCCAATCAGTTGACGATGGCAGCACAAATTATCCTCATGAACTTCATGCAGCAGTAACCTCTGTTCAAAAGATCCTCAGCACTGACTGATACTCACTGCAGGTCTTGCAGAGGCCCACAGGACTTACATATGGCTAAGCTAACCTCTGTGCCAAGCTGGCATCTTCTGACATGAGTACAGTGCTGTTCAGTTGTCCTAAAGTCTGTGGAGCAGAAGGAGAATAGAGTCGGCCCCATGAGAATATGCTAGCTTGGCTCCAAGGCACAGGTCTGCACGGACCTTGCAGATATTTCTGCATCCACCGCATTTTAGTAGAGAATGGCCACAACTGACTGGTTGGCGGTATGACCAGAGGTAATGGCCCTTACAcacatagaaaaatattaagagCTGGTGAAGACACAACAGAAGAGAAACTTCTAACAACTCTGAGATGTCCTTCCCTTCTGagttcaattaaaaattattctcagaATTTCTCATCAGGGACAACAGCTCAGTCCTTACGTCTTCTtcagaaaagtttattttttaatgggtCATTATAAACTGCATAGACCAATGTTTATTTACATACTGTAGACGTACATGGTTTTGTCTAGTAATGCAAGTTTcaattcccttttttaaaaaaataagggcaggatggaagaaaagatttttaagttGTTGCAAAAGGCTCTAAAAAATACAATTGTAAGTATACCTCTAATTTCCATAGTCTTGATTTAGAAGATAAGGGCTTCTGAAATTCTGTAACAGTAgcaaaaatctgtatttgtgtGCACCCATTCACAAAATATTATGAGTAAATTATATTAGCAATatcatctgcaaagaaaaagttGCCTTTTGGGCTTCTCTAGACAAGTGgtataattttaaaaccagtgCATTTTTTTGAGATATTGCAGTAACATTGCAGTAAcattttcctctcatcccacaCTTGCAATGTGTGCAACTGTCAGTGACATTCAGTGCATCTACCTCACTCTTGCCCATCGATCTACTCTTACCAAAACCTCATTTCCACTTTGATTACTTCCATACTGGGCGGCTGTGTGCAGCTCTCTCCAAACTCAGACTTCTGTAATTCTTTGAAACTGGCTGTTTTGTCCAGTTGTGCTTGACACGGACAACATGTCTCAGGTgaacagaggctgctgctgttcccaCTAGAGTCTCTCATCTTGGCTATGGCTCACCTGCCTGAGGACAGTATGGGATACAAatgcttcttttcccttcctctgcaaGTGCTGACAGCTTTATACCACCAGAGGCTTAAAGGAGGCATCATCCACTGAATGGGCTTGGGCTCAAGGTCAGTTTAAAAATGTTGAGCAGAGCTTCCATTTCAGCAGGGTCTGCTGCATGCTGTTAGCGCCAGCACTGCAGGCACACCTGCAATAAAGCACCAGCCAACAGGAAAGTGGGGTAGCAGGGTCTGGCACCATGTTAGGCAAAATAAGCTGTATGACTACTCCTTGGTTTGTGGAAGACTGAGCTGCACAGACAGGGCATTCAGCCCAGGGGATGAGCAAGCCTGGGAGGCAGCGGAGAAGGCTATCAAACTCCATTCTCAGAGGCAGGGCTTCTCCTTGGTTCAGGggaaatcaatttttttctaaagaatgTCAAGCTCCAGTGTGCCATATTCCATGAATAAAACACCTTCAATGTTGGACACTCCTACAGAAAAGACCTTCTCCCTCCCATTATGAATGGGAGTCACAGACAGGGATATCAACATTGAAATTCAGCACAGGGGGTAGCATAACTGTGAGGCAGAGAGAGATGACCACACACTTATCCTGGCCACCTTGTGCTCCTATGAACTTCCACAGGTACAAAAATAAACTGTAGAGGCAACTCTGCTCTCCCACAACCCCTTTCACTTGTCCCAGTCCAAGTCCCTGGGAAAGTGTCCTCCAGCTCCCATGACTTCTTCAGGCCCAACACTCATCTGAAGACAGCAACGTTAAAACAGGAACTGCAACGTTAACAACATTCTTTCCTGGCAGGCTAGCCACCAAAGGCACTGTGCATTCAAAGACCAAGTTTCCTTCCTGACCAGTTCAGAAGCCTTAGGTACCAATGAGGGGGTGTCTCAGttcattattttcagtgatgtatgtaaaaatctctttcaagctatcagaaaaagtagaaaacatcTGCCATGGTACCACAACTGATTATTTCATAAGGACCTTCACCTGTAGACCTGAACTGCACAGGACAGGGCAGTGGCTGAATTGGAAGAAGTACAGAAGAGGATAGAACACGTTGGACACCTTCCAACCCATTACAAAGTCTAGCTTGGTCCCTAAATGGTCCTATACCTACAGCCTTGCTTCCTGGGGTAGATGACGTCGTGCTGTGACCACTTTTCCCACTctactccatctcctcctgacAAGCCTTCTGCAAGGTGGGAAGGAAGCGATGAagaattctggttttgttaaatctcttcttcctcttcactaACAGCCTCCTTCAGGTCCTGAGgcccctgctctgctctttccttAACATAGGCTGCCTTGATCCGTTCCAGCTCGTGCAGCTCTCTCTCCAGTTCTTCCCTGTGCATTGATCGCCGGTTCCTTAGCAGTTTCAGGGGGAAGGGGTTTAAGTCATTGAAGGCAATGGTCATCAGCTTCCTATGATGAAAATACAGATATAGTGAACTGATTCGCTGGCTGTTAACAAATACACCAAGTGCATTCTGGGGCAGGCAAAGTGCAGGACCTTAGACTTCAGCTCAGAAGCCATCAAGCAGCAGAGTCTTAAAGGAATCACAGACAAGTCCCAGCTGCTGCAAAAAAGGAGTCTGGCCTAGACTTTGTGGCTTGCTCTGCTGTAGCATGACTTTGCTTGAGCCCAAAAGACTTTAAATAACATTATGAAGGGAAAGTCAGAGACAAACTGACCCATGTCCCATAGACCTGCCAATGTGCAAGCATCTCTCAAAAGACTGGCCATAACTCTTTTTAGGCTGACCTAACAGGCAAGCAAGTACAAACCCATGATAGAAGGTTGTCTGCACCCTACAGTCCTACCTGCCATCCATGATCATTCTTGTGAAAAAGCGTAGGTACTGGTAGATCTCCACACCATCATGAATTCTTAGAATTTCCTCctcattgtatttaaaaattgcAAGAGCATAGCGGAAAATCACCTGAAGGATTGAAAGGCATTTGAGTTGACAGAGTCTTTTGCAGCTGAGGGACAAGACCCTCCTTGCATAAAGCAGGTGAggcacacagcactgcagtaCAGGCTGGACACTGGGCTTCTCCTACTCTTAATAGGCTGCATTAGGACACgtttaaagaaacacagaattaatCCCAATAGAATGACACTCTGTAATCTAATTTGCAAGTCCAGAGCACACCAGGTCCTCCAAAAGGACCCCACAGGGATTTGGCAAAGATTCTCCAGTTCTCCCTATCACAGGGGCAATAAAAGACTGATGTTTTTGGATACTaactctctgctgctcttctgctccCTGAGCCTCTCACACTCTCGGCTGTGACTGGGTCATAGAGCAGAAGGCACCATGGCCTGTCAGATTGCTGTTTCATAGCAGGGATACCTGCTGTAAAGTGCCAGGGATACTGTGTACTGTACCAGGGACTAAGTCTGCCTACCAGCAGCGAGTACCCAGACAACACAAAGGCTGGGACGCATCAAGGCACCCCACTAAACAGGCAGGATAGGGTTCAGCCTGCATCTTTTTGACACATGGGTATGTCCATCATGTCACAGAGGCAGTACAGATGGAAGGAAGGGCTGAGCTGAGAGTTGCACCTTAGTTCCCTCGTACAAGAAGGCATCCCAAACTCGCAGAAGAATGTCGCTGACCAGGCTGTCCACAAAGGCCACCAGAAACCAATTGAAGGTGATGAGTGAGACATCAATCCTATACTGCTCAAAATGAGCCATGAGGCGAGGCAGCTTCTCTGACAGGAAATCTTTGAAGACTCTCTGATCTACCTAAAGTTGACAAAAAAGAATACAATGAAGTCCTAGTCAAGAGCAGTCCTGGTGTTGGAAAGGAACAGTGCAACAGCACAGTGCTGTAGTaatcactgctgctgccttctaGCCTAACCATACACTAATAAGAGCAGAGCACCCTTTGTCTCCCAGTCCTTCAAGATTACTGATTAGTGTAGTTGCATGCTAGACCCAGTGCAAGGTGAGGAGTTGAATGAGTGCCAAGATACAAACAGAGATACATAGCCCTCCCACTCAGAGGATGGTGTTTTTTCCCAGCCCCAAAGTCAAGAGGAAAAATCGTGCCACATCATTCCGTATCAGTCCTCCTGGGATTTTCTGTGATGTCATTATCATCCAATTTAATGACAGGGACTAAAACCTGCCCAAGTCTGAATGACTGCACATGGTCCAAGACAATAAACACCTAGAATCCCTCTGACTTCACAAGCAGGACCTGATATTCTTACTTAACTTCTCCATGTTGTCTGAGTACTATCTGTGCTCTGTTTCTGGTTGCTTGCGCTGAGATAGAAATGCAGCTGCCGAGATCTTTGACCCAGGTTTATAAACCTTCATATAGGAGGCTTCATCTCAGGGAAGCCATGGTTTTGTGAGGGGAAGCAATGAGGAACGAGATCATGGTTAGGTCTTCCCCTGTGCCATATCATACTACTCCCATAGAGTCAGCTTACTTAGCTGTGGCACTGTGTTACAAACCAGATGACATGATATGCTTGGTCTTAAAAATCTTCAAGACATAAACCTTAAGTTCTCCAGTGAACTCAGACCTTTCACTTTATCAAACCAACCCACATGGCATCACCTTAGACTGTCCTCTTTATGTGGGTCTTGGCTAGACTTTCAAAGACCAAACACGAGGTCAGGAAGTCTTTCTAAAAAAGGTTCCCTCGGGTGAGAGTCTTTCCTCACCAAATGCAGGGGAGCCTCTGTATCTTCAGCCTGCCATGTCTTCCCTGTCAATCACTATTTGTCAAGTATTGAGCACTGCTTATTAAATCTCACAGCAAATACTACCTGCTCCAGACAGACATTTTGCTATCTGCACAGCAATTTGGCTGCTTCCCCAGTCTGTGGGTTAGCCTCTCCACCAGCATATCACTGTCCCAGCAAACATCAGTAAACCTATTCAGTGGCACAATCAGTCACTCTTAGCTACTGATGCTTTTAGCCTCATCTATCATGGGCCCACAGATAAAAACCTCTTCTCTCTGAAAAGACCACACACGATAAAGGCCTCAAGTTCACTGCCAGCTTACCAGACTGGACACTGCTGGATGAAGGTGGTATGGGCACACAATTACTATTCCACTGAACTATGTGGAATTTTTCTTGGCTCTGTGTCTGCTGGGGAGGATGTAGTATATCTGACACAAGAAAATGCATCTTGAAAACCTTGAAATCCAGTGACTTCGAACTAGGGCAATAAGTTATTCACAGAACATTTTGCATGAAATGGCCAGGGGGATCTTATCTGCCAGAAACCATAAAGCCAGAACTAACACTATTTGATCATGAACAGAGGCAAATACAGAGAATGTCAGTATTTTCATCTATCTGCACATGGTACTCCAAAGGTAGGATGCATTTTTCAAAGGAACAACTGAAGGGCTGCAGAATGGTACCTTCTTTATACCTAGGTCTACACATCGGAGCTTGCTGCTTCACCTCTCCTAGGcctccttaaaataaataactgtgCAATCAATAAGCACTTTCCTTCCAACTGATCTGACCTTCAAGTTATCACCCAGGTGTGCTGCACAGTTTCCTAGTGCTGTGGATCaattctgctgctcctgtgtgTGTAGCAACTTCATACTCTCAAGCCTACAACACCCCTGCAATGGAACGGATTGCAAGGTGGTACCACTGTCCTGAGAGAAATCAAACACAGTGCAAGCTGACTGCATGATTTTAAATCTTTACAGTAAATCACTGTTCAAGCAGATATGTTCTAGCAGATATAATGGTGCCCAGCTCACCTGTGATGTTATCAATGTGTCACTGTAGTACTCTGCTGGCATTAGGTTCTCCACAATATGGACTAAGCACCAGAAAGCACTTTCCTCATCTTCCAGGACGAGGAGGGCAACAGCTGCCAATCTGTGATAGACAAGACATGGTGAGGCATGGAGGGGAGACATACACCTGTGGAGGACCTAAAAAATCCAAGGTTCCTCTTGGCATCTTTCTAGGATCATGAGCGTCCagagaggaaaatatctttctaaAGACCATCCAAAGAACAAGAATAGCTTACACAGTCTTTCCTCATGTGAAAAGTCTAACCAGAAATTCTCTTCTTGCAGCTAGCACCCAGTGCCTCTCTGATTTGGTAGCATACTTCTAAGAAGTCTGGTTTTATCTTTCCTATAGCCTTCTTTGGAAAGTGAAAGAAGCTTTTAGGGGTCTTGaaccttcccttctccagagaGAATAAACCCAGTTtactcagcctttcctcatgtcACCTGTTACAACTCCCTCACATCTAACACTACCCAACATTTCCTCCAACCCTTCTCAGCAAAAAGGGGAATCACCACAGTGAGCACATTAAAACTTAGAAATTCAGCCCAAGCCTCGTGCTGTTATTCTGGGATTGCCTCGCTCTACGTCCTATAGttgctccttcctcttctgtaaCTATGGTGATGCCAAACTAGCTCATCCTGCTGCTTGCTTGATCTCAGCAACAACACTGGGTGAAAAAAGACAACACATGCAGaattctgcaggaaaacacGTAGAGCCAAGACAGAACTCTAAGTGGCAAGAGCCTGGGGTTGCTTGAATCCGCGCCTAGACTATGTGTTTACATCTTCTCAGCAGTAGCATACCAGGCTCCTCACCTGTTCAGTCCCTGGCAGTAACCAATGGCTGGGTTATGCCAGGAGAATGCTAGCAGCACCCTCCGGAGCTTGGGAATGAGCTGGGAGgttggagaggaaaaatatttgttgttggTCAGTGTGCGGGGCAGGTCGAGCTCTATCTGCCGGCAGGCAGGATGCTCAGTGCTCTTGCTCTGCCGTAAAAGCCACTGGTAGTGGTCAGGCACATGGCTGCAGTGTCGGCTGACAATCCACCTCCAGACCCGTTGCCGATGCTCCACTGGAATGCCATTTCGGATCAGGCtcttcagctctgcagaagggCTCAGCTCTCCAATGCTGTTCCACCTGTCACGGAGGGGTTTCTCCACTACTTCCTGGCTCCGCAGGTTGTTGGACTTTATTTCCAGGGCTTGAATTTTAGCCAGAAGTTTCCAGTCTTCAACTTCATAGTCAGGTACGGTCATAAATCCATACTCATCATACTCACTGAAGGGACACAAGGCAGAGGTTAGTTCAAAGGACAGTGGTGGTACTTGTGTCAAGGGCCATTCACTGCTTGGGGCAATGCCAGCTACAGCCTGTTGCCAGATTCCTGTCATCCGTGCCAAAGCACAGGTACCCCTCCCTTACTTCTCTGGCAGCTGCATGTGAAGGCCTGCCATGCTCACTGTGTCAGAGTCTTGAAGACAAATGAGAGCCTGCAGCAATGccatacacacacaaactcaGCTGCAACTTGGCTCTGAGCTACAGACCAACCTCATCAGAAATCTCTCATCTTGTCCCCTGCCCAAAGGAAGCATATTAGCTCAATCTGTATACCTTGTCCCTACCATGTCCTAGTGCAGAGACAGTTCTCTAGGAAGGGACTGCAAAGCCTTTGGGGCACCAGACCAACAAAGAGAGATCCACTGTGCCTTCTGATGTCTACCTGTACAAAGTGCAAATCACCTACTGATCAGAAAACACTAGGAGTGCTGACAGTACAGCTCACTGAGGGTATGTGTATCATCGGTCTACAGGCTGGGATACTTGTAAGGTATCATTACATTCTTGACAGACAGTCCAGGCCTCACTTTGGGGTCTTATCTCCAAGCCCACCTGCAGAACCTGCAACTCTGACGAACgagaagaaatggaaactgTGACAGAATTGGAGCATTAACAGGGCAAGAAGGCATAAACGCAGACACAAGGACCCTAGCAGCACAGGTGGCAAGGCTCTCTGGATGTCTCTATTCCAGCTTCCTCTTCACTGCAGGATTGTCCTCAGCACTAGAACAGGCCAATAGTGATTTTTTATGGCCGGGActagaaaacagcaaaaggtAGAGATCCTCCACCTCCCAGGTGCCCCCATGTCCTACAGGAGTTTATCCTGACGTCCAATGTTTATCTCCCAGGCATACAATGGCTGTTACCACGTGCCGTACTGTTTGCCACTGCCAAGAAAGATTTCTGCATCATCTTTAATTTCCCCTTTCTACAATGATATGCTGCTATCCGATACTTGCGGCCTCCACACCACCAAATTAAACCAGcctcctcagcctctgctcctAGGTCACAGCTCCAAGTCCCAGATACAGAAACCACTCAGGATCTTTCTTGCCTGCACATTCTTCTCCACTGCCAGACTCCTACAAGCGTGTAAATATCCCCATGCTCTTGACTCTTACCTTACAGGGTTCAGGTTAAAACTTTCTTCTACTTCTTCCTTCACATCCCACTGAAGTGCTTCCTGGATGAGGCTCCTCACCAACTCTACATGGGAGCTGGGCAGGCCAGG belongs to Cuculus canorus isolate bCucCan1 chromosome Z, bCucCan1.pri, whole genome shotgun sequence and includes:
- the TBC1D2 gene encoding TBC1 domain family member 2A isoform X2, translating into METRLNWVRKARWKNSGFPGLLDELSRERNPMDKVSVLQEQVLTLTEEVKSQKELVKLLHKALEAAQQEKRVSSMYLTAAEDKDRLELVRHKVRQIADLTGRLEALEQEKKELEQMLTLRDGHIQELKEHVQLLMEKNHAKQQVIMALTEQMARELSDPPQEANTITAETLYKQQEEIEHLKDDIDAYKTQNQFLNSEIHQVTRLWTSVAENEKALLMKCACLQARNCQMESKYLTVLRKLQETVPGLPSSHVELVRSLIQEALQWDVKEEVEESFNLNPVSEYDEYGFMTVPDYEVEDWKLLAKIQALEIKSNNLRSQEVVEKPLRDRWNSIGELSPSAELKSLIRNGIPVEHRQRVWRWIVSRHCSHVPDHYQWLLRQSKSTEHPACRQIELDLPRTLTNNKYFSSPTSQLIPKLRRVLLAFSWHNPAIGYCQGLNRLAAVALLVLEDEESAFWCLVHIVENLMPAEYYSDTLITSQVDQRVFKDFLSEKLPRLMAHFEQYRIDVSLITFNWFLVAFVDSLVSDILLRVWDAFLYEGTKVIFRYALAIFKYNEEEILRIHDGVEIYQYLRFFTRMIMDGRKLMTIAFNDLNPFPLKLLRNRRSMHREELERELHELERIKAAYVKERAEQGPQDLKEAVSEEEEEI
- the TBC1D2 gene encoding TBC1 domain family member 2A isoform X3: MEAGCAVKEGIPENGRMETRLNWVRKARWKNSGFPGLLDELSRERNPMDKVSVLQEQVLTLTEEVKSQKELVKLLHKALEAAQQEKRVSSMYLTAAEDKDRLELVRHKVRQIADLTGRLEALEQEKKELEQMLTLRDGHIQELKEHVQLLMEKNHAKQQVIMALTEQMARELSDPPQEANTITAETLYKQQEEIEHLKDDIDAYKTQNQFLNSEIHQVTRLWTSVAENEKALLMKCACLQARNCQMESKYLTVLRKLQETVPGLPSSHVELVRSLIQEALQWDVKEEVEESFNLNPVSEYDEYGFMTVPDYEVEDWKLLAKIQALEIKSNNLRSQEVVEKPLRDRWNSIGELSPSAELKSLIRNGIPVEHRQRVWRWIVSRHCSHVPDHYQWLLRQSKSTEHPACRQIELDLPRTLTNNKYFSSPTSQLIPKLRRVLLAFSWHNPAIGYCQGLNRLAAVALLVLEDEESAFWCLVHIVENLMPAEYYSDTLITSQVDQRVFKDFLSEKLPRLMAHFEQYRIDVSLITFNWFLVAFVDSLVSDILLRVWDAFLYEGTKVIFRYALAIFKYNEEEILRIHDGVEIYQYLRFFTRMIMDGRKLMTIAFNDLNPFPLKLLRNRRSMHREELERELHELERIKAAYVKERAEQGPQDLKEAVSEEEEEI